A single window of Syntrophus aciditrophicus SB DNA harbors:
- a CDS encoding DUF456 domain-containing protein, which produces MPPLGIVGLTFFIIVLFIGVYATVFALPGTVLIFLDVLVYAGFTGFHNIGGRMLLCLLILSLLAEGLEFLLGITGATTFHASKKSLTASAVGSVTGALLLTPWLYGLGTMAGIFLGGLTGMLLTELIRQKHLKPTLRDSKSAILGRIAGSLTKGCLASAMVIMTLMSIYS; this is translated from the coding sequence TTGCCCCCTCTCGGCATCGTCGGATTGACTTTTTTCATTATCGTCCTTTTTATTGGCGTATATGCAACAGTCTTCGCCCTGCCGGGAACGGTTCTGATCTTCCTTGATGTCCTGGTTTATGCCGGTTTTACCGGCTTTCACAACATAGGCGGAAGGATGCTTCTTTGTCTGCTGATACTCTCTCTTCTTGCCGAGGGACTGGAATTTCTTCTGGGGATTACAGGCGCCACCACTTTCCATGCCTCAAAAAAAAGTCTGACTGCCTCCGCTGTCGGCAGTGTCACCGGCGCGCTCCTTCTGACTCCCTGGCTGTATGGACTTGGAACCATGGCTGGAATTTTTCTTGGGGGATTGACGGGAATGCTGCTTACAGAACTTATCCGCCAGAAACATCTGAAACCAACCCTGAGAGACAGCAAAAGCGCCATTCTGGGAAGAATCGCGGGAAGTCTGACAAAAGGATGTCTGGCCTCGGCCATGGTCATCATGACCCTGATGTCTATTTACTCATAG